ataatttgttataatctAGGTGCTCAGAGTAACTTCCGAAAGCTTAGTCCACAAGGGAATATCTTGTACAATGAATTTGATTACGACTCCATCATGATTTACGATAACAAATCCTTCTCCAAGAATGGAAAAGACACGATGGTGGCCAGAAATGGACAGAAATTGTTTCACGCATACAAAAAGCCAGGAATGACCAAAAATGATATTGAAAGAGTAAACAAAATGTACAAATGTGACtcttattaataaatgataagaatataatgtttcattatttctatgatacttttatttgacatttttaattttcttcaatttattttcataatttgcattttattaatctCTACTAGAGATATACCGGGTAAACAGAACATTGTTTGCTTATTATCCGGACATGGTTGACGAATTTCAGTATGCAATACCATGGTACCTGTACTGGGTAACTGTACCTAAGTTGCCAGTTTCGTAGAACCAGTTAAGGTTAATTTTACCCGGCATCCCCTGTCTGTAACATTAATTTATGCTCGACGCAATCACACATATCAGTGTTACGaaattgtgaataattttgCGAATATTAAAACAGCTCTTACCTCCCAGATTTTCATTGTCTGCTTATTACTCGGACACGATGATGatggtcgaaaaaaatttgatttctaaagaatagaattttttgcataatttaaaaaaaaacaattttacatggcaaaattcaaaattttcgcaaattctattaaatagtttttgagaaattaaattttaagtatctgactttattgaaattcaattttccaggaactatttaaccgatttttttccctttttgtattttgccgtgtaaatttgaattctttaaaatgatggtaAAAAACTGTgcactttacaattaaaaatttttacgaaaattggtaaataaaatcaatatttactaaaagttattttttgcatggaattaagTCTGAATAAACGAATTCTATAAatgtgtgcaaaaatattttaattcgctTACAAAATTCAAGATatatgcaaaaagtgaaattaacattaaagggtcaaAGATTTGAACTGccctcctgactaaactatctgtaccatatttcccaaatcgaggctactccctatattttttgGGTCAACAATCAGAatccttcaaataaaaaatttaaaaaatttggttattcaaggaaagtatgtttttgtgtctgatttctgaatttaaaatatcatgtttgaatttattatttatgattcttTAGCAAACTTTTAAGCCATGTGgcatcaatattaatattttgcgaTGGATACAATGTTTTACTActacaatttgtatttttattttattaccgtcgttgagcagACGACCAAATTTTGAGATTAcggcattaaatttaaattatgagattaaattttgagattatctattttcaacttcatagccttttaattttgtactcaatccagaagacaaggaaacatCTGGATCAACTAGTTGGAGGAATTTGCCTTCGGGAAAATCTTTCTAACAGAACTAACCCCCATTTGCGTTATATTGAGAAGGAAACTACGAAAACATCCCGCCGTTCTTTTaccggcaaggggactctaacccatgttccgtctggcattgaggatattttatgtcagcactgtggtcggtgtgagccttGTGCCACTATAAGTATCATGTTAATGACAACCCATACCAACATAGATCTTAATACTTACGGTACTGCAGCAATAGGTTTACCTCCCTTTGAGAAGATAAAGTTTCTTATTATGCATTCATTGCACTTAATACACAACTTCtaagttttgttatttgttaCAGGAAGCTTAAGCAAGCTATTGTGTACCCCCTAATAtgcctataattatttcctcctGTAGGGTGCACTAGTTCCCGGCAATATAATACGTGttccaatataaatataatgggtcaatattaaggtAAGATATCGAGCTATTTGCTGAAACAGAATATTGAGatcgaatttcctcattttaaagcTTATAAACACACTATTATACACATATATACATGCATACTAATCTATAAGGACGCATTATGTACCCCCTAATaagcctataattatttccttttttagggTACACTATTACCCGGTAATATAATGCGTGGtccaaaataaattgtattggACAATATTAAGGTAAGATATCAGGCTATGTGTTGAACAGAAGTTTTTTTCCCTAAGAACTGTTTTCTTTGAAAGCAGGCAGAAAAAAACGTCTCATTAACTCAGCGCACTataccatatttttaaacaaaggcAATGTAATAACTTCGATTAGTGAAATGGTTTTAAAGTTCTAAGCTATAAGTATCGTTTGTTACTACTGTGTATTTTTGAACTGTCACTTATGATAATTTCAGGCTTTAATGCTAAGGTCATAAGGAGCTGAGTAAAAGAATTTAAGTGACAATTTATGATTTCAGAAATATCAGCTTTAGAAAACATGGAAACAGAAGGaagctttagaaaaaaagttatttcttcttaaaacctgttctttaaaaaaaaatcttcagaaaggaaattaaatatcattaacacTGTGCACTATACCaagcttttaaaactaatattatgaATTCAGTCataaagttacttaaaaaattcttcattaagAACTTTATATCTGTATaacataatacatttttcatattttctgtacaactttattaatgttttatagtaTTATAAACGCTCATGTTAAACTCTCAAGGAAgcaagtaataatataaaaatattactttatgaaaattattaaacttttaaaatatttattaaaatgtgcattatatttttttacatttgttaccaacaaataaaattaataaatgcagaaacatattttagatttatttgattacgaaaattgaatgaaaagcactttttattattataaacttagcttaagtatatatttacttctctcaataaaagtattctcatgaatatatttagataaaatgaaaagcttTCTGGAGAACACAAAAgctcaatttgaaaatttctgcaaGCATTTTATTGATACGCGTAACACATTTCAACCCTTTGTTGCCACCTAATTTTGATGGAATTCGTtctatatacattatttttttaaaagtattttaaatattttaaaactctgtATTGATTACTGTAAAGACcagcaaatatttctttatattagcAGCTTTTTGATAACTTAAAACTAGTTAACTTACCTTGTTTTATGTGATACTTGTCTTTCTTTATATAAGAACACTCTAAGTCGTTTGGGAACGTtccaatgtaaatatttaataaatatttttataaaaatcaccGCTGTCCGTTTAATTTTCGAAGCCTGAAACTTGAACCCAATTTcgaatattcattatttatttatttttaaaatgaggaaTAATACTATAACATTTTCCGATgataatgacaaattttcaAACTACGGTTTTCTGCTTATTATTCTgtgttaatttctttaaaaaacttttgctttgtagattattaaaacatattaaaatttatgaaatggtTATTGGACAAACTATTGAAGGTTAATGTAATTTTCCACTTTATGCTATACAAAACCAGGGTAAACATAAAATTCaactatagttcgttcaccaggagttggcatttggctccgccttcatcacgtggtatcggatgatactatttcgctattttggggagaaggatgtgaacaaggCTGCTATTTGGCaatcgtatgacaaaaatattcatttcacaATCTTCATGTGCATATTTTGACCATGTGCATTTTATCTCATAAACTTATTGATATTTCTCTCCttttattgaatagtttgttctttttgagatattttgctgggaaaaagtttttaaatgtaaattagctagaataacgaaaggtataatagctgatgataaagcaaagtaagtgactgaaaaagaattcactgtttgtgtttggcctccacacggtttcttataagtagcctgcgcagactatttaaaaagtgaacagtttgagcgcatgaaaccaaattctattttaaaagtgactgagaggaatttgtcatatatatttgagaattgaatctgtagtggtagacaagtaaatgagacaaactaatcatattcaaaaactaaacaaatttttagacttatatttgctaccactttcttatttttactagatttttctaataaaaggCTCTTTCATAAAATGGTTTGCCTTCATAATGgcctgatcggactacctaagAAAAACCTTGTGGAGGCTTTGCCCGCATTTGAGGTTATCTCCATTTCAAACggggaaatttttttccgcgttgaaatgaactctgcgtccgaggaggtggagccaagtgccaactcctggtgaacgaactatactttGGGTTACTGACGGTGATAACGATAGCACTCAATGGagtgttttattttgttcaggTTAATAGAAACCATAGAATTTACCTAATTTTCATAGTATTaacttatgataaattttaaataataaattaaattttcagactatgtatttgtttaaaagtatcattatgcgtgactttttttaaaaatcaatgttgTAAACAAGAACTAAACAAATTTATGCCTccagtaaaaaaaaggaagacaaaaaaaaaatcaatcgtttattaaaaactggtatttttgaaataattatttgttttcaacatattttatattctttaagaagtgtaatagtttagaaattataaaattagtttaatttaaaagtggTATAAAgttaagagaaagaaaaatgtttttcaagcGTAAAAAAAGCTAATCACTGAAATTGACACCTTTCGATAATTTAACGATTATCTTTAAGCATTTCACGCCTGTAGAATGATTAGCATTTTCTAACATATTCTGCTCTCGAacgaattttgataaatataaatatttaaatgttttactttgatttctgaataaaaaaaacaacagaagGCTTTTTCTCACCAAAGATTAAATCGTATCACACATGGTACATTTAAAAGCTTTGTCATATACACACAAAATATAAACCTTTACCTCCaacttaattttacaaacatGGAGATTACTCTGTTCTTCATTGGCTTATTCACTGTTACTTTAGCTGAATATATTCAGCTAAGTCCAGAGCAGgaaaaaggtaatattttttttctcatttattaagcattattgaaggaaaaaaaaagtttgaaatggtatgattttataaatatatttcttttgtagggaaaattataaatctttctaATTAGTATTAAACTATTCAACATAGATGGAGAAGATGGATACAATATTAAGAGGTAGAAGGGCTTAGGAATGGATTATGTGTATTGGATCTATACTAGGGTGGCCGAGagaaggtttttaaatttaaaacgctTCATCGGGGAGAAGATGtctcatttaaaaagaagtaactTTACATATTTTCCATTCAcgcattacatttaaaatttgaaaaacagataaaatGATCGAACGATGttctcaaatttataaatacaacttTAAACTGTACTATCGATatggaatagttttttttaaattgcttaattgaAGGTTTACCAAAagtgaaataagttaaaataatgtaattatttcaaCGCATACTGATCACGCCCAGTGCTTAAGAAAcacaaattatttcagtttttccgAGTTTTCCATCATTCTGCTGTCTTGGCTGTATGCTGCCCCACTAAATAACCTCTGTTTTGGAGGGTGAGATTATAAGAAGtgtatttagatttatattattataacagGATTTCTATGatcattaaaaactttgttaaaataaatgtcccgacacatttgcaaattttaaataatttaatttaaattttattttcaggattTCAACTTGTTAATAACATTTAGACACATATACACTTCAATTTGGAAAGATGATTTAGTAGGTAAACTGTGCATTTCTAAGATTAATCTTGGCTTTCTCTCGCATCAATCTTggctttttcttgttttatcaGTTAGTAGTGTATTTCAATTTACACCTGGTCTGTCACTACAGAATAGTATTATTAACGCtatttttcgaagctctgtcaccaaggacaattaaaaaaaaaacatagtttcagTGGCCTACACTTGACGCCGttgtttaatacttaaaaatgtttttatcatttttttaaatcactaatttggcgacattttcccacctagatgaaaattatcaaaattactgccgtattctcagtttttgcaaatttttataagtccagttaatgcagcattggagtaagtttttgaatattaaaaaaattagaccacaaacgtttttaattttctaaaagctATGACTTTTCCCCATATTGATgctttgcgccattttcaaaataaaggtagACAACGCTGGCTTTAAATatctaaacttgacctaacagtcatgagtaacagttgcaaactcacagcaacTATGACTATGACTATGACCAAAAACTATGACTTTTCCCCATATTCAATATGGGGAAAAGTcacagttttttgaaaattaaaaacgttcaaaaagtataatttgatATTGCTACGGAGCCTTTGAGAAACAgccttaaataataataacaatataaacataaaaattgtcaaaatatgtaattacgAGACAGATTGTTAGcctcgagaaatttttattctgagaaaaagaacaaaacatgattttttcttcGAAGTgagatttaaattgtttattaaaatatggttgcagtatttaaattcaaataaatattattttaacaattataaaatatattttaaatttaaatcccattattaattataattttaaatgatattattaattataaatttctcttaagAAACTAGCATATAAGAAAAGTGCTTGACACAACAAATCGTTGTGTCAACATACGTTGACCGTCTTGATCTTTTCTGACAAAACAGTTCAACTAATTATTGTTTATCATAAATCTAACTTATGTAACatcatacattaaatttattattataatcgttgttgaacagcttacctaattttaagtttgctactatcaatgttcaaatcTGTAGCGTTGTAATTTTCACTTAATaccgaagacaagggaacttctggataaagtatgggagaaatttggcttcgtggaggacgttttaATGGAACTAAACCGTGCCTGAAAACTGCTCCGAAGAaaacattctgaaaaaaatcttttgcggCTTATTATGGTACAATTAAAAGCCTGtctaataaacatattttttgattcattatgTTTCAGTTGGCAAAAAATTTCGTGTAAAACGTGCCTTTTGAAAcctttttaaatggaaaaaaattaataaattcgaGGTAATTCGTGTTTTTTCTATAGAGTATGCCACaattgtacataaaaataataataaaattttaatttatttcaattccttTTCAAATCCTGAAACTAATCATAAATTGCTATAATtgatagtataattttaaataatattaaaaaattaaataaaattttgtcaatttttaaaaaatattgagtgcGATACGCGACCGgaaaatatcaacaaaagtTGTCACGTATTATTCATGAAATTATgacgatttatttttaaacaaattatttattatcatagaTTATTTTCTAGCCACCACTAGGATTCGAGCCCGGGTCTCCTCAATGGGAGTCGAACTTTCTATCCCCTGAGACACCACgacttaagaaatatattttctcgtaactttttataagattacttaattgatttattaattatttgatagatttttaaatgtttactatatcaaaactttaaaatttcagaagctACTTTGGCTCTTGAAAATCCTGATTTATATGATGGTGATATGGCTGGTATTGATGGACCTTTGGTaagtattgttttataattaaataacaccattttttaaaaaacaaaattgatctaataatttatatcatctacaaaaatgttagaaaacaaaatatcttattataaaatgtatcaatTGTTACTTATTATTGCCTCGCTGTTCTCCTACAATATTTTTGATGTCTTggaaaagttatgaaaataaaactgcattttgaaattaaagaattaatgatctaaaaaaaagtttaataaaccTTGGAAATTAGGCTTTTTTATGGGGGAACTCAGTCATTTTAAtacatcaattaattaataaaatttattaactaattaaaaaaaataaaaatatgcagtgaaaataaacaaaaattttttttaatcgagaTTATATCATTAACACTAGATGACTCTGAAacatctgttttaaaaaataaagcattttataattttaatagctgTCTACTTCTAATATTTCATATGCATATTAGTTATAGAGTTATCTAGTTTTATTATATcggtaaattaataataattttacaattaattaattataatgaaatttatataaaataataataataataaaagggtAAACAAAATGTTACCGTAATAAATTATGCacatatgcattattttatatcaatagaCTTAACTTCAAATCTGTTAGTTACTTTATTGCaatcaatttcaatttctttcattcatttgattttattgtgCAGTTTCAAGAGGTACTTGTTCTTTTATTACAGGACATTGAACGAAACGCTATCGCTTCAATTAGGTATAGGTGGCCAAATGCGACAATTCCTTACGTCATAGACTCTTCTTTACGTAAGATActgatttataaacaaattcaaattctaTTACTATTTATCTGTCTCATTTACCATCATAACGGCAATAGtatccttttatatatatatatattttatgaaatagtatatattttacgttttgtaacagcactgttagaattttaattctaaaattacgctAAAATAACTGGCAACAGTATGTCTAACCAATTTACTTGAAACATTATGtttagaaaccttttttttttatctttacgggtttgaaaatgtttaacgATTGGcatggttaaaaaatataaggattTGTAACCATTCACTACTAGCATAGTTTCCGAAccgtaaaaatgaaatctaacTGGGCATTGGAATTACATTGAATGTAGGTTTTGTTAGCTTTTTTTGTGAGGTAATGGACTCTGTAGTTAGGTTGTAGTTGAGTTGTTTTTGTTCAAGTGAACCGTGGAATGTAGCTGAACTAGTTAatctagtggtgccatctaACGTTAAAGAAGGGAaatacgtttttcttttttcattttcaaaaaggaaagcAAACAAACTAATGCTGAAAAACTACTGGcactactttttagaacatttctAAGCTTGTATctgatatagaaaaaaaaaatcttccttgagcaaaaaatgaagaatttctttttctgttacTTGATTACAGGCCTAATTGTCTAAGGATTTATTCCATTTCttcagtattaaatttaaacaaaataaagtctttatatatagtttttaagatCATATATTGGTAAATTTAGTAACATATTTCTTGattaatctgaattttttcaataaaaatctctTTCTGACTACGTTGAGATCgcatagaaatttgtatttataaacatGGTGCTACAAATTCACTCAGTAAATTCAGCTTCTGTGCCATACACTAATTGCTATAAGATTATTTGGCAATTGTTGTTGGGTTAGGCATCcgatgatgaaaaataagaaaaggaaatcATCATGTTTATGATATAGCTCGGCTAACAGCTTTAGAGGAATCGATACTCGTTAGCTTTAGGCCTAGTGGGTGTGGATAAATTTCTGGTAATGTAATAGCATTAActgaaaacagtaaataaattatttttgacaccttctggttatttgtttgttttggtTTAATTTGGTGAAATAGtacatctaaaataaattgctatttaaccattttcttCAGGAAATTTTTCACAGTTCTATTATATTGAATACTAAAGTGTAATTTATTCTGCTTGTGaactaagtgaaaaaaatagaaaatacacataaaaaaaagtaaaaacttaaactaaactcagtggcgcgacagtcCATAGAGGGTCAAGGCCTACTGTGACCATCTCAGTGTTCTTGACCTTGGgttctggggtgcaggagcagatgttcaggtcaggtggtcagccgaacgcggaacccccagtgatTAGTTCCTAAGCATGCTTGATactataaatagtaaataaaaggttaaataCAGGAAATAAGGAACgctataatttacattttacacttttaaaactgtagaaagtacttaaatttgaataatttataaaaatatttttttttacaaatggaAATGGTTTTATATTTGAGAGTAATAAATGCGTAAATATATGCTTCAACAATGTTGCGctatatttccataaaaaaatgctgttttatttttgttgaggaaaaaaaacgtattttatgCAGCAGTAAAAGTGAATTTCGATGGACGAGTATATGACTTATAATACTGAGAATCATTTCTGTTATAATTAGTGTTTTTCTTGAAtgtgtttaatgtttttcttgCTTCTTCAAGATGttcttttttctccatttttcgCTAAGTGAATGTTACAATGCTACATAAACAGtggtttattaaaatgttttatatttatgaaggTAGTAAAGATTTCTTAATCATGAAGGCTATGAATAATTACCATAATAACACCTGCGTTCGTTTTGTTCCAAGAACAGACGAAAGGAACTATATCATACTCTACTTAGGGAAAGGGTAAGTCAAAATGTTTATCTCTCTCGCTTCCTCCCTCTCTCTCTgcatttatatgtatatatataataaaaataaattaaaatgagttcAATGcttaaagcataatttatttcgCTTACGTCACCACAGGTGTTNCTGTAACCACAGGTGTTCTTCTTTTGTGGGTAAAATTAACGGTCCGCAGAAATTATCACTTGGTTACGGGTGTCACAACTTCGGTACAATAGTCCATGAGCTGGGACACGCCCTTGGCTTCTACCACGAGCAGAACAGATCAGACCGAAATGAGTATTTG
The nucleotide sequence above comes from Parasteatoda tepidariorum isolate YZ-2023 chromosome 6, CAS_Ptep_4.0, whole genome shotgun sequence. Encoded proteins:
- the LOC107442935 gene encoding astacin-like metalloprotease toxin 5, producing MEITLFFIGLFTVTLAEYIQLSPEQEKEATLALENPDLYDGDMAGIDGPLDIERNAIASIRYRWPNATIPYVIDSSLRSKDFLIMKAMNNYHNNTCVRFVPRTDERNYIILYLGKGCSSFVGKINGPQKLSLGYGCHNFGTIVHELGHALGFYHEQNRSDRNEYLIVYLENVKESHQKNFRKLSRHANILYNTFDYDSIMIYDNKAFSMVARNGQKLLHPFKKPGMTKNDIERVNKMYNCNSY